One part of the Moraxella sp. FZFQ2102 genome encodes these proteins:
- a CDS encoding glutathione S-transferase family protein: MGLLVNGVWHDTWYETGKTKGRFVREQSGFRDWLTKNGEPGPNGEAAVPAAKGRYHLYVSLACPWANRTLIVRKLKGLEDLVSVSVVHWLMREHGWTFQEGEGVIADPVMNAKYLHELYTKARPDMTGRVTVPVLWDLQENRIVSNESSEIIRMFNTAFDDLGAKAGDYYPIHLRDEIDAMNERIYPTVNNGVYRCGFATTQEAYEEAFHPLFETLDWLDEHLSSTDYLVGNQPTEADIRLFTTLIRFDAVYYGHFKCNKKHIRDYPALHRYVDRLMQMPEFAETINIHHIKHHYYQSHTTINPTGVVPIGPDVLY; encoded by the coding sequence ATGGGACTTTTAGTCAATGGTGTCTGGCATGACACTTGGTATGAAACTGGCAAAACCAAAGGTCGCTTCGTGCGCGAACAATCTGGATTCCGTGATTGGCTGACCAAAAATGGCGAACCCGGTCCCAATGGTGAAGCTGCCGTCCCTGCCGCAAAAGGTCGCTATCATCTGTATGTCAGTCTAGCCTGTCCATGGGCGAACCGCACGCTGATTGTCCGTAAGCTTAAAGGATTGGAAGATCTGGTATCGGTATCGGTCGTGCATTGGCTGATGCGCGAGCATGGTTGGACTTTCCAAGAAGGTGAAGGCGTGATCGCAGATCCTGTGATGAACGCCAAATATCTGCACGAGCTTTATACCAAAGCGCGCCCTGACATGACAGGTCGTGTAACCGTGCCTGTACTGTGGGATTTACAAGAAAATCGCATCGTCAGTAATGAATCCAGCGAGATCATTCGTATGTTTAACACGGCATTTGATGATCTGGGCGCAAAGGCAGGTGATTACTACCCCATTCATCTGCGTGATGAGATCGATGCGATGAATGAGCGCATTTATCCGACGGTCAATAACGGCGTGTATCGCTGCGGTTTTGCCACCACCCAAGAAGCCTATGAAGAAGCGTTTCACCCTTTATTTGAGACCCTAGATTGGCTGGATGAACACTTAAGCTCTACAGACTATCTGGTGGGCAATCAGCCGACCGAAGCGGACATTCGCCTATTCACCACGCTGATCCGCTTCGATGCGGTGTATTATGGGCATTTTAAATGCAATAAAAAACACATCCGCGACTATCCTGCCTTGCATCGCTATGTTGATCGCCTAATGCAGATGCCTGAGTTCGCCGAGACCATCAATATACACCACATCAAGCATCATTATTACCAAAGCCACACCACCATCAATCCAACAGGCGTTGTGCCGATTGGTCCTGATGTGCTGTACTGA
- a CDS encoding ABC transporter permease — protein MNWNWQAIIQYFPDLLKASITTIELVVLSCALGLVFGVLLGLWRLSPIAWLRAIPAAYIFFFRGTPLLVQIFLIYYGLGQFDAVRESALWKPVFSVPFWCAIIAFTLNTSAYIGEIVRGAIQAVPKGELEAADAIGMSWVQKLRRITLPRAFGIMIPAYSNEVIFMLKGSALAASITVVELTHKARDIIAVTYLNLEMFFAAGVIYLVISWIFLFIFRQFERHINRHKRYVPPSQTQVSA, from the coding sequence ATGAACTGGAACTGGCAAGCGATCATCCAATATTTCCCCGATCTACTCAAGGCATCGATCACCACCATTGAGCTTGTGGTGCTGTCGTGTGCTTTAGGCTTGGTCTTTGGCGTACTGCTTGGCTTATGGCGATTATCACCGATTGCTTGGCTGCGCGCCATTCCTGCGGCGTATATTTTCTTTTTCCGTGGCACGCCGCTATTGGTACAGATTTTCTTGATTTATTATGGCTTGGGTCAGTTTGATGCGGTGCGCGAATCAGCACTGTGGAAGCCTGTATTTAGTGTGCCGTTTTGGTGTGCGATCATCGCCTTTACGCTGAACACTTCTGCCTACATCGGTGAGATCGTTCGTGGCGCGATCCAAGCTGTGCCAAAGGGCGAGCTTGAAGCCGCTGATGCCATCGGTATGTCATGGGTACAAAAACTGCGCCGCATCACCCTGCCGCGTGCTTTTGGTATCATGATTCCTGCTTATAGCAATGAAGTGATTTTTATGCTAAAAGGCAGTGCCTTGGCAGCATCGATCACGGTTGTTGAACTGACGCACAAGGCGCGCGACATCATCGCAGTGACTTATCTAAACCTTGAGATGTTCTTCGCGGCAGGTGTGATCTACCTAGTGATCAGCTGGATTTTCTTATTTATCTTCCGTCAATTTGAACGCCACATCAACCGCCATAAGCGTTATGTACCACCAAGCCAAACCCAAGTCTCGGCGTGA
- a CDS encoding ABC transporter permease, with protein MFDLQGYGPILLQGTLLTIKLGLTSLVFGLLFGLLGALAKLSGIWILEKLANLYTTVVRGIPELLMVFFIFFGGGIILAMIAKQLGYSGRVDISQFWAGVAALSIMFGAYATEVFRMAIQDIPKGQWESAQSIGMRPTQTFFRIILPQMWMVALPGLGNLALVLLKDTALVSLIGLHDLMYFSQRAAQSTQQPFTFFLTAALIYLVLTSVITLFMMWSEDRANPAARYAKKLRKLGGRS; from the coding sequence GTGTTTGATTTACAAGGTTATGGCCCGATTTTATTACAGGGCACACTGCTGACCATTAAGCTTGGCTTAACAAGCCTAGTCTTTGGGCTGTTGTTTGGCTTGTTGGGTGCTTTGGCCAAATTATCAGGCATTTGGATTTTGGAAAAACTTGCCAATCTGTACACCACTGTGGTGCGCGGCATCCCTGAGCTGTTGATGGTATTTTTCATCTTCTTTGGCGGTGGCATTATCTTAGCAATGATTGCTAAGCAGCTTGGCTATTCTGGACGCGTGGACATCAGCCAGTTTTGGGCAGGTGTTGCCGCGTTATCGATCATGTTCGGCGCTTATGCCACCGAAGTATTTCGCATGGCGATCCAAGATATCCCAAAAGGACAATGGGAGTCGGCACAAAGTATCGGTATGCGTCCGACACAGACCTTTTTTCGTATCATCTTGCCACAGATGTGGATGGTGGCGCTACCAGGGCTTGGTAACTTGGCACTGGTCTTATTAAAAGACACGGCACTGGTCTCGCTGATCGGTTTGCATGATTTGATGTATTTTTCACAGCGTGCTGCGCAATCGACACAGCAGCCATTTACCTTTTTCTTGACAGCCGCCTTGATTTATCTGGTGCTGACTTCGGTGATCACCCTGTTTATGATGTGGTCTGAAGATCGTGCCAATCCTGCTGCGCGCTACGCCAAAAAACTTCGTAAGCTAGGGGGTAGATCATGA
- a CDS encoding transporter substrate-binding domain-containing protein, which translates to MTLTACGGNSGDKAAAEGGEVLRIATEGAYAPFNFTNPDGSVGGFDVDIANALCDKMRVKCEIGAQDWDGIIPALKTGKFDAIVSAMSVTPERSEQVDFSKPYYVNTLVFLAKNDSTFDPTSAAAIEAAKIVAQRSTISSQWLTATYPNSKPQLYDTLDNAFIDLGNGRADAMISDKLPALTWLKSDLGQGFSIKGDDIDIDDKIAVAVDKGNTELLTKIDDALAAIKADGTYKQIVVKHFGEEGMPAGME; encoded by the coding sequence ATGACTTTGACCGCGTGCGGCGGCAACAGCGGCGATAAAGCAGCTGCTGAAGGCGGCGAAGTGCTACGCATCGCAACCGAAGGTGCTTATGCACCATTTAACTTCACCAATCCAGACGGCAGCGTCGGCGGCTTTGATGTCGATATCGCCAATGCCCTATGCGATAAGATGCGAGTCAAATGTGAAATCGGTGCGCAAGATTGGGACGGTATCATTCCTGCACTGAAGACCGGCAAATTTGACGCCATCGTCTCAGCGATGTCGGTAACGCCTGAGCGCAGCGAGCAGGTCGATTTTAGTAAACCATACTATGTCAATACCTTGGTATTTTTGGCGAAAAATGACTCAACTTTTGACCCAACATCAGCCGCCGCCATCGAAGCTGCCAAGATCGTCGCTCAGCGTTCGACCATCTCAAGCCAATGGCTGACCGCCACTTATCCAAACAGCAAACCACAGCTGTATGACACCTTGGATAATGCCTTCATCGATCTGGGCAATGGTCGCGCTGATGCGATGATCTCTGATAAGCTGCCTGCATTGACTTGGCTAAAATCCGACCTAGGTCAAGGCTTTAGTATCAAAGGCGATGACATCGATATCGATGACAAGATCGCGGTAGCTGTCGATAAAGGCAATACCGAGCTATTGACCAAAATCGATGATGCACTTGCTGCGATCAAAGCCGACGGCACTTATAAGCAAATCGTCGTCAAGCACTTTGGTGAAGAAGGCATGCCTGCTGGCATGGAGTAA
- a CDS encoding transporter substrate-binding domain-containing protein, protein MKLSYIAGAVFAATALSACSNEKPAEPEQAAAPAATEGEQKHIRIVTESNFKPFSYLDVQGNVVGFEIDLANALCEEMKAKCDIVSQDWDSLIPSLQANQADAIMAGMSITPDRLNVVDFSEPYFDNKLVLIGKKGDDISLDTIAGKTIATQQATVSAEYLAKNYPDAIVKTYDKQDNAYLDLTAGRADAMMSDIMPVSDWLTTEQGQGYEIKGDAIDIDDKVGIAVRKGDALKAEFDAALASLKTNGKYAEIAAKHLGDTVKVQ, encoded by the coding sequence ATGAAATTAAGTTATATCGCCGGCGCTGTGTTCGCCGCCACTGCCTTGTCTGCTTGCAGCAATGAAAAACCTGCTGAGCCTGAACAAGCTGCCGCCCCTGCTGCTACCGAAGGCGAACAAAAGCACATTCGTATCGTCACTGAGTCGAACTTCAAGCCGTTTAGTTATCTGGATGTCCAAGGCAATGTCGTCGGCTTTGAGATTGACCTTGCCAATGCGCTGTGCGAAGAGATGAAAGCCAAATGCGACATCGTCAGCCAAGATTGGGACAGCTTAATCCCAAGCCTGCAAGCCAATCAAGCAGACGCCATCATGGCGGGTATGTCTATCACCCCAGATCGCCTAAATGTCGTGGACTTTAGCGAGCCATATTTTGATAATAAACTGGTCTTGATCGGTAAAAAAGGCGACGACATTTCGCTTGACACCATCGCAGGCAAAACCATCGCCACCCAACAAGCCACCGTATCAGCCGAATACCTTGCCAAGAACTATCCAGATGCCATCGTCAAAACTTATGATAAGCAAGACAATGCCTATCTGGATTTGACCGCTGGTCGTGCTGATGCGATGATGTCTGACATCATGCCTGTCAGTGACTGGCTGACCACTGAACAAGGTCAAGGCTACGAGATCAAAGGCGATGCCATCGATATCGATGATAAAGTCGGTATCGCAGTGCGCAAAGGAGATGCGCTAAAAGCTGAATTTGACGCTGCCTTAGCAAGCCTAAAAACCAACGGTAAATATGCCGAGATCGCCGCCAAGCATCTGGGCGACACCGTAAAAGTACAATAA
- a CDS encoding transporter substrate-binding domain-containing protein, producing the protein MHKLTALAAISTIALVGCNQKPADTAADSTAVRTIVIATEAAYPPFNDTDASGKIVGFDVDVINAACAEMKAKCEIVAQDWDGLIPGLLANKYDAIIAGMSITPERQAQVDFSEPYFSNTIVWLAKKDGSFDPNNIKNLVLGGQRSTTGAAYITEKYDGKDGNTVQLYDTYTNAYLDMKAGRNAAVMAEKASASDWLKQEGNEAFGLVGDEIDNDDNLGIAVRKGDALKDELNSALAKLKESGKLAEIEKAYF; encoded by the coding sequence ATGCACAAACTTACTGCACTTGCCGCCATCAGTACCATTGCTTTGGTCGGTTGTAACCAAAAACCTGCCGACACTGCTGCTGACAGCACCGCAGTTCGCACCATCGTGATCGCAACAGAAGCGGCTTACCCTCCATTCAACGACACGGATGCCAGTGGCAAAATCGTCGGCTTTGATGTCGATGTGATCAACGCCGCCTGCGCTGAGATGAAAGCCAAATGCGAAATCGTCGCACAAGATTGGGACGGTCTGATTCCAGGTCTGCTTGCCAATAAATACGATGCCATCATCGCAGGCATGTCAATCACCCCAGAGCGTCAAGCACAGGTGGATTTTAGCGAGCCATATTTTTCTAACACCATCGTTTGGCTTGCCAAAAAAGACGGCAGCTTTGACCCAAATAACATCAAAAACCTAGTGCTGGGCGGTCAGCGTTCTACCACAGGTGCTGCCTACATCACCGAAAAATATGATGGCAAAGACGGCAACACCGTACAGCTGTACGACACCTATACCAATGCTTATCTTGACATGAAAGCAGGTCGTAACGCTGCAGTCATGGCAGAAAAAGCATCAGCATCTGACTGGCTAAAACAAGAAGGCAATGAAGCGTTCGGCTTGGTCGGTGATGAGATCGATAATGATGACAACCTAGGTATCGCTGTGCGTAAAGGCGATGCACTAAAAGACGAGCTGAACTCTGCTTTGGCTAAGCTAAAAGAATCAGGCAAACTTGCTGAAATCGAAAAAGCTTATTTTTAA
- a CDS encoding ABC transporter ATP-binding protein, protein MTGLRPIALDLQDIHKSYGSLDVLRGVSLTAHDGDVISILGSSGSGKSTLLRCINLLENPTSGKIIVGQEELKLKSKNGELIAADRRQLEKLRSKIGFVFQSFNLWPHKTILQNIIEGPTQVLGLSKEDAIKDAERLLTKVGLLDKKDAYPDNLSGGQRQRVAIARALAMKPQVLLFDEPTSALDPELVNEVLAVMRELAAEGRTMLIVTHEMRFAREVSSKVVFLHQGRIEEIGTPEEVFDRPKSERVREFMASHR, encoded by the coding sequence ATGACCGGCTTACGACCAATTGCTCTGGACTTACAGGACATTCACAAGAGCTATGGCTCTTTGGATGTACTAAGAGGTGTTTCCCTGACCGCCCATGATGGTGATGTCATCAGCATTTTAGGTTCGTCAGGTTCAGGCAAATCAACCCTACTTCGCTGCATTAACCTACTTGAAAACCCAACTTCAGGCAAAATCATCGTCGGTCAAGAAGAGCTGAAACTCAAAAGCAAAAACGGTGAGCTGATCGCCGCCGACCGTCGTCAGCTTGAGAAACTGCGTTCAAAGATTGGCTTTGTATTCCAAAGCTTCAACCTATGGCCGCACAAAACCATTTTACAAAACATCATCGAAGGCCCAACCCAAGTATTGGGTCTAAGCAAAGAAGACGCGATCAAGGATGCTGAGCGTTTATTGACCAAGGTTGGTCTGTTGGACAAAAAAGATGCCTACCCTGACAATCTGTCAGGCGGTCAGCGTCAGCGCGTCGCCATCGCTCGCGCACTTGCCATGAAGCCGCAAGTGCTGCTGTTCGATGAACCGACATCTGCATTGGACCCTGAGCTGGTCAATGAAGTGTTGGCAGTCATGCGTGAACTTGCTGCCGAAGGTCGCACCATGCTGATCGTCACTCATGAAATGCGCTTTGCTCGTGAAGTATCTAGCAAGGTCGTATTTCTACATCAAGGTCGCATCGAAGAGATCGGCACACCCGAAGAGGTCTTCGATCGTCCAAAATCAGAGCGCGTGCGTGAATTTATGGCATCGCATCGTTAA
- a CDS encoding glutamate-5-semialdehyde dehydrogenase has product MSITDITSYMNQVGTAAKAAAAHLAAADTKTKNHALSCIKQALIEQKQAVLDANTIDVKAGQDNGLEASLLDRLVLNETRFDGMIASLDDVIALPDPVGEISHMTYRPSGIQLGKMRVPLGVVGMIYESRPNVTIEAASLAIKSGNAIILRGGSEAYHSNQAIAACIHAGLTMAGLPQDVVQVLATTDRSAVDSLITMKESVDVIIPRGGKGLIERISHGATVPVIKHLDGNCHTFIDKDANLEMAIQVATNAKTSRYGTCNTMETLLVHEAIAEQLLPTITQAMMDADSAMQFRLCPVSQGILGQSDAYQAATEDDWYTEYLAPILAIKVVGSLDDAISHINHYGSHHTDVIITENYTTANAFIRRVDSSSVMVNASSRFADGFEYGLGAEIGISTDKIHARGPVGLHGLTSEKWVVFGHGEVRS; this is encoded by the coding sequence ATGAGCATCACCGACATCACAAGCTATATGAATCAAGTGGGTACAGCTGCCAAAGCCGCCGCTGCTCACCTTGCCGCCGCCGACACGAAGACCAAAAACCACGCCCTAAGCTGTATCAAGCAGGCTTTGATAGAGCAAAAACAAGCGGTGCTTGATGCCAATACCATCGATGTCAAAGCAGGGCAAGATAATGGGCTTGAGGCATCGCTCTTGGATCGCTTGGTGCTTAATGAAACGCGTTTTGATGGCATGATCGCATCGCTCGATGATGTGATCGCTTTGCCTGATCCTGTGGGTGAGATCAGTCACATGACCTATCGCCCATCAGGCATTCAGCTGGGCAAAATGCGTGTACCGCTTGGTGTTGTCGGTATGATCTATGAATCCCGTCCAAATGTCACCATTGAGGCGGCAAGTCTTGCCATCAAATCGGGCAATGCCATCATCTTGCGTGGTGGTTCTGAGGCGTATCATTCCAACCAAGCCATCGCTGCCTGTATCCATGCAGGGCTGACTATGGCAGGCCTGCCGCAGGATGTGGTGCAGGTGTTAGCGACCACAGATCGCTCGGCGGTGGATAGCCTAATCACTATGAAAGAGTCGGTCGATGTGATTATTCCCCGTGGTGGCAAGGGGCTGATTGAGCGAATCAGCCATGGTGCAACGGTGCCAGTGATTAAGCATTTGGATGGTAATTGCCACACTTTTATTGATAAAGATGCCAACCTTGAGATGGCGATTCAAGTCGCTACCAATGCCAAAACTTCTCGCTATGGCACCTGTAACACCATGGAGACGCTACTGGTACATGAAGCTATCGCAGAACAGCTGTTGCCTACCATCACACAGGCGATGATGGATGCAGACAGTGCCATGCAGTTTCGCTTATGCCCAGTCAGTCAAGGCATACTTGGGCAGAGTGATGCTTATCAGGCGGCAACTGAAGATGACTGGTACACAGAGTATCTGGCACCAATCTTGGCGATCAAGGTGGTAGGCAGTCTCGATGATGCCATCAGTCATATCAATCACTACGGCAGCCATCATACCGATGTCATCATCACTGAGAACTATACCACTGCCAATGCCTTTATCCGCCGTGTCGATTCGTCAAGTGTGATGGTCAATGCCTCTAGCCGATTTGCCGATGGCTTTGAATATGGCTTGGGTGCTGAAATCGGCATCTCAACGGATAAGATTCACGCTCGTGGCCCTGTGGGTCTGCATGGACTGACTTCCGAAAAATGGGTGGTCTTTGGGCATGGGGAAGTGCGAAGCTAA
- a CDS encoding carboxymuconolactone decarboxylase family protein: MDNNPTYQNGITVRKQVMGDAHVERSMGQVTPFTAPLQDWINEHAWGSTWQRDGIDRKTRSLITMAFLIAQKSPTELKGHIRGAINNGATVAEIQEVLLHSLPYCGAPATQEAYRAAVDVLTEMGLLP; this comes from the coding sequence ATGGATAATAACCCAACCTACCAAAACGGCATCACCGTACGCAAGCAAGTGATGGGGGATGCGCATGTCGAGCGTTCTATGGGGCAGGTGACGCCATTTACCGCACCGCTACAAGACTGGATCAATGAACACGCTTGGGGTTCGACTTGGCAACGCGATGGCATCGATCGTAAAACCCGTTCATTAATTACCATGGCGTTCTTGATCGCCCAAAAAAGTCCAACCGAACTCAAAGGGCATATTCGTGGGGCGATCAATAATGGTGCAACCGTTGCAGAAATCCAAGAAGTACTGCTACACAGCTTACCCTACTGCGGCGCACCTGCGACCCAAGAAGCCTACCGTGCTGCCGTCGATGTACTGACCGAGATGGGATTGTTGCCTTAA
- the gltA gene encoding citrate synthase, translated as MSKKVTLTVDGVEYDMPVLESTLGRPVLDVSAVAKAGLWTYDPGFMATAPVESKITYIDGEKGELLHRGYAIDDLASNADYLEVCYALLYGDLPTAEEKEKFYARVSDHMSVHDQLRKFFEGFRRDAHPMAIMVGVVGALSAFYHNHLDISDPAHRDNTAVDLIAKVPTLAAMSYKYSIGEPFMYPRKDFSYAENFLYMMFATPGEPDYKVNPVLVKAMDKIFTLHADHEQNASTSTVRLAGSTGANPYACIAAGIVALWGPSHGGANEAVLQMLDEIGSVEHVEEFMEKVKKKEVKLMGFGHRVYRNFDPRAKVMKETCDEVLGALGINDPKLELAMKLEKIALEDPYFVERKLYPNVDFYSGIILKAIGIPTSMFTVIFALARTVGWISHWTEMHSEPFKIGRPRQRYTGETHREFVPVDKRK; from the coding sequence ATGTCAAAGAAAGTTACCCTGACCGTTGATGGTGTCGAATATGATATGCCAGTGCTAGAAAGCACGCTAGGTCGCCCTGTGTTGGATGTAAGTGCGGTGGCAAAAGCAGGTCTATGGACTTATGACCCAGGCTTTATGGCGACTGCTCCAGTTGAATCAAAAATCACTTATATTGATGGCGAAAAAGGCGAGCTGCTACACCGTGGCTATGCGATCGATGATTTGGCGTCAAACGCTGACTACCTAGAAGTCTGCTATGCGCTACTATACGGCGACCTGCCAACTGCCGAAGAAAAAGAAAAATTCTACGCGCGTGTATCTGATCATATGTCAGTGCATGACCAGCTGCGTAAATTCTTCGAAGGTTTCCGTCGTGACGCTCACCCAATGGCAATCATGGTCGGTGTCGTCGGTGCGCTATCAGCCTTCTACCACAACCACCTAGACATCTCTGATCCTGCGCATCGTGACAACACTGCGGTTGATCTGATTGCAAAAGTACCAACCCTAGCTGCGATGAGCTACAAGTACTCAATCGGCGAACCGTTCATGTACCCACGCAAGGACTTCAGCTATGCTGAAAACTTCCTATACATGATGTTTGCAACCCCAGGTGAGCCTGACTACAAAGTCAATCCAGTGCTGGTCAAAGCAATGGACAAGATCTTCACCCTGCACGCTGACCACGAACAAAACGCATCAACTTCTACCGTGCGTTTGGCTGGCTCAACTGGTGCCAACCCATATGCGTGTATCGCAGCAGGTATCGTGGCACTATGGGGTCCATCACACGGCGGTGCAAACGAAGCTGTCCTACAGATGCTAGACGAAATCGGCTCAGTCGAGCACGTCGAAGAATTCATGGAAAAAGTGAAGAAGAAAGAAGTGAAGCTGATGGGCTTCGGTCACCGCGTCTATCGTAACTTTGACCCACGTGCCAAAGTGATGAAAGAGACTTGTGATGAAGTACTAGGCGCGCTAGGCATCAACGATCCGAAGCTTGAGCTTGCAATGAAACTTGAAAAAATCGCCCTAGAAGACCCATACTTTGTAGAGCGTAAACTATATCCAAACGTTGACTTCTACTCAGGTATCATCCTAAAAGCAATCGGTATCCCAACCTCAATGTTTACCGTAATCTTCGCTCTAGCGCGTACTGTGGGCTGGATCAGCCACTGGACTGAAATGCACTCAGAGCCGTTCAAAATCGGTCGTCCACGCCAACGCTACACTGGCGAGACACACCGTGAGTTCGTACCTGTGGACAAGCGTAAATAA
- the sdhC gene encoding succinate dehydrogenase, cytochrome b556 subunit: MPAVKSNRPINLPLSQVIAVNSKSPIAMASILHRISGIVLFLLVPVMLCILQTSLSSAEGFAAVFENAAVRFVAWIFVAATAYHFVMGIKHLLADLGMNEEFNSGRTAAVISFVIAAVLIVASFVWVMF, encoded by the coding sequence ATGCCCGCTGTGAAAAGCAACCGACCGATTAACCTACCGTTAAGCCAAGTAATCGCGGTGAACTCAAAATCACCGATTGCGATGGCGTCTATTTTGCATCGTATTTCTGGGATTGTACTATTTTTGCTTGTCCCTGTGATGCTGTGCATTCTGCAAACTTCATTGTCATCAGCAGAAGGTTTTGCTGCTGTATTTGAAAATGCCGCCGTGCGTTTTGTTGCCTGGATTTTCGTGGCAGCGACTGCATATCACTTCGTGATGGGTATCAAGCACTTGCTTGCTGACCTTGGCATGAACGAAGAGTTCAACTCAGGCCGTACCGCTGCTGTGATCAGCTTTGTCATTGCTGCTGTACTGATTGTCGCATCGTTTGTATGGGTGATGTTCTAA
- the sdhD gene encoding succinate dehydrogenase, hydrophobic membrane anchor protein, which produces MKSATGLTGSGSRDWILQRISAVVLAVYSVVMVGFFLFNDVTFEAWQGFMLSLPMKLFSLVAVLSLVFHAWVGMWTVLTDYVKSSGLRLVIQSLVIIAVLVYLFWGVMIFW; this is translated from the coding sequence ATTAAAAGTGCGACTGGCCTAACAGGTTCAGGTTCTCGCGATTGGATCTTGCAGCGTATCAGTGCTGTGGTTTTGGCGGTTTATAGCGTTGTGATGGTAGGATTTTTCCTATTTAACGATGTGACTTTTGAAGCTTGGCAAGGTTTTATGCTAAGCCTACCAATGAAACTATTTAGCCTAGTTGCGGTGCTGTCTTTGGTATTCCACGCATGGGTGGGTATGTGGACAGTTTTGACGGACTATGTCAAATCATCAGGCCTGCGTTTGGTGATTCAGTCATTGGTGATCATCGCTGTTTTGGTGTATTTGTTCTGGGGTGTGATGATTTTTTGGTAA